The genome window CTCCCTCACTATCGATGTCGTTAGGATCTGGCTGCTTTATACCATGCTCTCTGAGCAATTTATGAGCCTCTCTGAATGTTATCCTTGGGACGTCTCTGGGAACTTCAAGGGAGATATTGAAGTACTGCCCAATTTCTTTCTTGAATCTCTGAAGCACGACTTCTATTGAATGTATGACAGCTCTTTCAACAACTTTCATTACATCCTCGTGATCATCTATGAATCCCATCTCTATATCTACAGACTCGTATTCGGTTAGATGCCTGTTGGTATGATGCTTCTCTGCTCTATAGACTGGCCCTACCTCGAAAACCCTTTCGAAACCAGCAACAACCATCATTTGTTTATATAGCTGCGGGCTCTGGGCAAGGTAAGCACTTCTGTCAAAATATATTACAGGGAAAACCTCAGCCCCACCCTCCGTTGCCTCAGCTACAATCTTAGGCGTAAAGACTTCCAGGAATCCGTTGCTTCTGTAGAACTCCCTCAAAGCATTAACTGCTACATCCGTCACTTCAAATATGAGCTTGTTCCTTGGAGCTCTGAGGTCCAGAAATCTCCAGTCGAGTCTTGTTGCCAGGTTTGTTTTTTCCCAGTCATCTGGATCGATAGGAACTGGTCGGGCAGCCTGTGAGATTATGTGAATTTCCTCAGCATTTATTTCCTTGCCACCCAGAGAAGCTTTACTGTCCCTCAATACTCCTTTCACAGCAATGACATCCTCTGAACCGAGTTCCCTCGCTAAGCTATAGGCTTGAGGATTAGTATCTTTCTTCGCCACGCACTGAATTGCCCCCGTTCTATCACGAATTATGATAAAGGCTACTCCTCCCACCAATCTAACTGTATGCACCCATCCAGCAACAAGCAGCTTTTCTCCCTCCGTTTTGCGGAGGGCTTCAGAGATGCTTATCCTCTCCTTGAGAGATACTGACATTTAACA of Fervidicoccaceae archaeon contains these proteins:
- the aspS gene encoding aspartate--tRNA(Asn) ligase: MSVSLKERISISEALRKTEGEKLLVAGWVHTVRLVGGVAFIIIRDRTGAIQCVAKKDTNPQAYSLARELGSEDVIAVKGVLRDSKASLGGKEINAEEIHIISQAARPVPIDPDDWEKTNLATRLDWRFLDLRAPRNKLIFEVTDVAVNALREFYRSNGFLEVFTPKIVAEATEGGAEVFPVIYFDRSAYLAQSPQLYKQMMVVAGFERVFEVGPVYRAEKHHTNRHLTEYESVDIEMGFIDDHEDVMKVVERAVIHSIEVVLQRFKKEIGQYFNISLEVPRDVPRITFREAHKLLREHGIKQPDPNDIDSEGEKGLGDIMEKEFGSQLFYITEYPWVKRPFYTMKKEDEPTYTKSFDLIYRGMEIVSGSQREHRADVLESQIREKGLKVENFEFFIRVFRYGAPPHGGSGLGLERLVAQMLGIKNIREARLLPRDPERLTP